One part of the Calditrichota bacterium genome encodes these proteins:
- a CDS encoding S8 family serine peptidase, which yields MLKFTVLISIIFTCNLFAQYNPNDPRFGEQWGHTKVKTPEAWDISLGQREIVVGMIDTGVNWHHEDLQEKIWINDAEVNGTADFDDDGNGYEDDIRGWDFFNNDADPLDDFTNGNTGHGSIGAGIIAANLDNEIGMSGICDNIKILPLKITNPGATPYPDVNSNLVKAINYAVDKNVDLINASIGGFDYNQDVYTALQNAKNAGILIVISAGNHHTEGKNIDDNKNYPASYDLDNIIPVLATKTDDSKRKKSHYGPNTVDLGAPGSDILGTTKINDGYEKDDGTSYAAPYVTGALALLYSSASEDLHNYRLSDPVGASLYFKDIILSSVDYVAALDGKCATGGRLNIFKAMQKVHKKIALVNKRDGHQVSLGGTLSLYGTQNGVDVISHTSSNDQNVEVFYNFLFDTRTDQKELTDGSDNVKHLNWNGDGSSFRFYNRDVLMRDTKVEEIAYFKEQKNIILTSNMGFPVTIRDPWFVEGAGTIDDEQPDSFHEYVSNTSYAVFLDQNPALGRKSYFIKADYQVTTGAVYGLSHWIADPPSGATILSPNSNETEVVFNDEGVTITAVYHQVNNIPDYTANVTPDATLSIPVGANITFADGFTFDVQGSLSIEGTETQPVTLTGSGRATDYEPVAQASLGNPVLPQDYFIQINGSDKNITLNNVKIKNTYCGIDVNGENNTFEIKNCTFENTNVGILLGQASQSELYLEENVFNNNHTGIVFNKGVADNVQETLLSVYRSVFSNNEYGIYYFPTLQVTSGADSKFGLVAVNNTFFNNSKIAFYIQLYVNDANQFGYLYGFLANNLYSNNANHYSYSAQGPQIFYKYWQLDAIEGVDPATTFIDAANGDLHLRYGSSAIGEGGGFLLDNIEDYFFDFNMRIPEEYDWDTEIVDGEIVYPDLGAFYYPQTTISGAISANMTLEGKVTVTDNLTVANNVTLTIKPGTHLFFDEAKSLTIETGGTLNVNGIPAALATFKSSVPEKWAGLKFNENASSLSSIEFAHIENATNGIYAYKSNPIIKNNTVKDITYKGIYLNMSSSLVQGNTVDNAKYAIYSYGSNYIPNDPQLLDNIIYDCIYGIRLASSSPNIRRNEISESDYGIYCSSYSSPNLGDISALGNNYIHDNIYGIRAYSSSPFLGEDHCGEFGGRNWIENNDYNVYAYGSSTIIAEKTWWGNASPNTSLFNILSPATLDYIPWLEYAPSLNIIEGSSPEIDMYDLTFGKISSAAVDSALTEEVAMESFNKEWPLLRQLKFAKNLVQLGFPKSAHKICKDIITTMPDSSLAFLAFDILWKAGRTDDESFIKFRNYTDSLSQLADQDEIEEHAEFVDTEYDAELGLGKSSSESYLSYLDYQHPKIAANVLLRELESRLIQLENKEVALQIFKIMISEFPKQLATAEAKILLDIDEDFDIEKELGIPLVYKLSHNYPNPFNIETTIEFGIPKASSVTIEIFNSIGQKVNNIEMINLSPGYHKVSWNGRDEFGNIVATGVYFYKLKAVSSLNKSVKFEQVRKMLLLK from the coding sequence ATGTTAAAATTTACTGTGTTAATTAGCATTATATTTACATGTAACTTATTTGCACAATATAACCCAAATGATCCGAGATTTGGAGAGCAATGGGGCCATACGAAAGTAAAAACACCTGAAGCCTGGGACATAAGTTTGGGACAAAGAGAAATAGTTGTAGGTATGATCGATACCGGTGTTAATTGGCATCATGAAGACTTACAGGAGAAAATATGGATAAACGATGCGGAGGTAAATGGAACCGCCGATTTTGATGATGATGGTAATGGCTATGAAGATGATATAAGGGGTTGGGATTTTTTTAATAATGATGCCGATCCTTTAGATGATTTTACTAATGGAAATACAGGACACGGCAGTATTGGTGCTGGAATTATTGCGGCAAACCTTGATAATGAAATTGGAATGTCTGGAATTTGTGATAATATTAAAATTTTGCCTTTAAAGATTACTAACCCCGGAGCAACACCTTATCCGGATGTTAATTCAAACCTTGTTAAAGCAATAAACTATGCAGTTGATAAGAACGTAGATTTAATAAATGCAAGCATAGGTGGTTTTGATTATAATCAAGATGTTTATACTGCGCTTCAAAATGCAAAGAATGCTGGCATTCTCATTGTAATAAGTGCTGGTAATCACCATACTGAAGGAAAGAATATCGATGATAATAAGAATTATCCAGCTTCTTATGATCTTGATAACATTATTCCTGTTCTTGCAACAAAAACCGATGACTCCAAACGAAAAAAGAGTCATTACGGGCCAAATACAGTAGATCTGGGTGCTCCGGGTTCTGATATTTTAGGAACAACAAAAATTAATGACGGTTATGAAAAGGATGATGGCACTTCATATGCCGCGCCTTATGTAACCGGTGCATTAGCACTATTATACTCCAGCGCCAGCGAAGATTTACATAATTATCGTTTGTCCGATCCGGTTGGGGCGTCCTTGTATTTCAAAGATATTATTCTAAGCAGTGTGGATTATGTTGCTGCGCTTGATGGTAAATGCGCTACAGGCGGCCGTTTAAATATTTTTAAAGCAATGCAAAAGGTTCACAAAAAAATCGCCCTGGTCAATAAGAGGGACGGTCACCAGGTATCACTCGGTGGTACATTAAGCCTCTATGGAACACAAAACGGTGTGGATGTAATAAGCCATACATCTAGCAACGATCAAAATGTTGAAGTCTTTTATAATTTTCTATTTGACACACGCACCGACCAAAAAGAACTGACAGATGGTTCAGATAATGTAAAACATCTAAACTGGAACGGAGACGGGAGTAGTTTTAGGTTTTATAACAGAGACGTTTTAATGAGAGATACCAAAGTAGAAGAAATTGCTTATTTCAAAGAACAGAAAAATATTATTTTAACAAGCAATATGGGGTTTCCAGTCACCATCCGCGATCCCTGGTTTGTAGAGGGTGCAGGTACTATTGATGACGAACAACCGGACAGCTTCCATGAATATGTTTCAAATACATCCTATGCAGTTTTTTTGGATCAAAATCCTGCCCTCGGCAGAAAATCATATTTTATTAAGGCTGACTACCAAGTAACGACGGGCGCAGTCTATGGTCTTTCACATTGGATTGCTGATCCTCCAAGTGGGGCAACTATTTTAAGCCCAAACTCAAATGAAACAGAGGTAGTATTTAACGATGAGGGAGTAACAATAACGGCTGTTTACCATCAAGTAAATAATATTCCTGATTATACAGCGAATGTCACACCGGACGCAACCCTATCCATCCCGGTAGGAGCAAACATAACTTTTGCCGATGGGTTTACTTTTGATGTCCAGGGATCACTTTCTATTGAAGGAACAGAAACACAACCTGTTACGCTTACTGGCTCCGGCCGGGCAACTGACTATGAACCAGTTGCACAAGCCTCTCTTGGCAATCCCGTTCTTCCTCAGGACTATTTTATACAGATTAATGGTAGCGATAAGAACATCACGTTAAATAATGTTAAGATAAAAAATACATATTGCGGGATTGACGTTAACGGTGAAAACAATACTTTTGAAATAAAGAACTGTACTTTTGAAAACACAAACGTGGGCATTCTTTTGGGTCAGGCTTCGCAGTCAGAGTTGTATTTAGAAGAAAACGTATTTAACAATAACCACACTGGTATTGTTTTTAATAAAGGCGTTGCAGATAATGTTCAAGAAACTTTGTTAAGCGTTTACCGCAGTGTTTTTAGCAATAATGAATACGGCATATATTATTTCCCTACATTGCAAGTTACCAGCGGTGCTGATTCTAAATTTGGCTTAGTGGCCGTAAACAATACTTTTTTTAATAATTCAAAAATTGCCTTCTATATTCAGCTCTACGTAAATGATGCAAATCAATTTGGTTATTTATATGGGTTTCTCGCCAATAACTTGTATAGCAATAATGCTAATCATTATTCTTATTCTGCTCAAGGACCGCAAATCTTTTATAAATATTGGCAACTTGATGCAATTGAAGGAGTAGATCCTGCTACTACATTTATAGACGCCGCAAACGGTGATTTACACCTAAGATATGGTAGTTCAGCTATAGGTGAAGGAGGAGGATTCCTTCTAGATAATATAGAGGATTACTTTTTCGATTTTAATATGAGGATTCCCGAAGAATATGATTGGGATACAGAAATCGTGGATGGAGAAATTGTATATCCTGATTTAGGAGCTTTTTATTATCCTCAAACTACCATTTCTGGTGCTATCTCTGCAAATATGACATTGGAAGGAAAAGTAACTGTTACAGATAATTTGACAGTTGCCAATAATGTCACATTAACTATTAAGCCAGGAACACACCTCTTTTTTGATGAAGCCAAAAGCTTAACAATTGAAACCGGAGGTACATTAAATGTCAATGGTATTCCTGCGGCGCTGGCAACGTTTAAATCATCTGTACCAGAAAAATGGGCTGGACTTAAATTTAATGAAAACGCCTCATCTTTGAGTTCAATCGAATTTGCACATATTGAAAATGCAACTAATGGTATTTATGCCTACAAGAGCAATCCAATTATTAAAAATAACACTGTTAAAGATATTACATACAAAGGCATTTATTTGAACATGTCTTCCTCGCTGGTACAGGGCAATACAGTTGATAATGCTAAATATGCTATTTATTCATATGGTTCAAATTATATTCCGAATGATCCCCAGCTGCTTGATAATATAATTTACGATTGTATTTATGGAATCAGACTAGCTTCATCTTCACCAAATATTAGGCGAAATGAAATCTCAGAATCGGATTATGGTATCTATTGCTCGTCATATTCTTCGCCAAACCTCGGAGATATCAGCGCCTTAGGTAATAATTATATCCATGATAACATTTACGGTATACGGGCATATTCATCTAGTCCATTCCTCGGGGAAGATCATTGTGGGGAATTTGGAGGGAGAAATTGGATTGAAAACAATGATTATAATGTTTATGCTTATGGATCCTCAACAATAATTGCGGAAAAAACCTGGTGGGGTAATGCTTCTCCAAACACATCGCTTTTCAATATTTTAAGCCCAGCTACTTTAGATTATATACCATGGCTTGAATACGCACCTTCTCTCAATATAATAGAAGGCAGTTCACCAGAAATCGATATGTATGATTTAACCTTTGGTAAGATATCATCAGCCGCAGTTGATAGTGCTTTAACGGAAGAAGTTGCTATGGAAAGTTTTAACAAAGAATGGCCACTTTTAAGGCAGCTAAAATTTGCCAAAAATTTGGTTCAATTAGGTTTTCCTAAAAGTGCCCATAAAATTTGTAAAGATATTATCACAACCATGCCTGATTCTAGTCTTGCTTTCCTTGCATTTGACATTCTCTGGAAGGCAGGTAGGACGGATGACGAATCCTTTATAAAATTCAGAAATTACACAGATTCCTTAAGCCAATTGGCAGATCAGGATGAAATTGAAGAGCATGCAGAGTTTGTTGATACAGAATATGATGCAGAACTAGGCCTGGGTAAATCATCGTCAGAGAGCTATTTAAGTTATCTTGACTATCAACACCCCAAGATTGCTGCAAATGTTCTCCTTAGAGAGTTAGAATCACGTCTAATTCAACTTGAGAATAAGGAAGTAGCGCTTCAAATTTTTAAAATAATGATTTCAGAGTTTCCAAAACAATTAGCAACGGCCGAAGCAAAAATACTACTTGATATCGATGAAGATTTTGACATTGAAAAGGAACTTGGCATTCCTCTGGTTTATAAGCTTTCACACAATTATCCTAACCCATTCAATATAGAGACTACTATTGAGTTTGGTATACCTAAAGCTTCTTCTGTTACTATTGAAATATTCAATTCAATTGGCCAGAAAGTGAATAATATTGAAATGATTAATCTTTCGCCAGGTTATCATAAAGTCTCATGGAATGGTCGTGATGAATTTGGAAATATAGTGGCTACTGGAGTTTATTTTTATAAATTAAAGGCTGTTTCCAGTCTTAATAAATCTGTAAAATTTGAACAAGTCCGTAAAATGTTATTGCTAAAGTAA
- a CDS encoding PKD domain-containing protein, whose protein sequence is MKKILLLIVSICAVAYSATADGYAYLEEGTDHTGIKVFFKALSPTATTDSVYTDATGYFTKELDTGTYTVHYSKDGHKRYEDNVQYLFSGSHTLQSVTLKAGNYKEVSGDVSGFWHADTIYLVVGFARISIGDSLEIEAGTKIEFERESSLIVQGKIFAIGLASDSIAFTSAQQDPSKGDWSSIELDRFATNCVFEYCIIEYGGYGVSKGNLYLESGYSGPLKFLNSSVRYSNNNGMYLSTIKSNISIQNSTFFSNNLKGISLEKSPEFLDIAYCKIYGNSLGIFVSGSRRSNNIRHNKIFSNSTGINSGGSVGYGGSIMYNEVFNNQEGITAGQDTVAYNVVYNNSIQGISGKLVSNNTIYSNGKSGIKSFPNAIITNNIVMNHLNGIDVGAMAPEFIGYNNVVSINDNYLGDALPLFIGELITANSNGDSTDAYYNLSQDPMMVDPENNDFYLITSSPNIDAGNPSSPKDPDSTIADIGAYYYDQSYPTAMFEVDTTQIKTENLIQFSDLSIEGSFGESIVAWSWGFGDGTTSTLQNPSHSYAASGKYSISLTVTDALGKSSTENKESYITSSVSSVSSFSLKSESNLQHVINHTPTFQYSFKNDQGLSQNKYHLLVLNASMDTLWDTGEIISNSSNIEYAGGKLIDGNDYVSYLKVNGGNSWSKWDTLNFHMNSVPSKPQAISPKDTVRSLPVILSIESNDAENDALSYNYFVYSDSALLKHVASVSGHDSPNWEVDVSLEDNKNYWWTAEALDPYEKSSLSEATRFYLNAVKEAPQPFALLSPAKGQNSLSATPTFIWETASDNDLNDQVSYRLFISSDTLMNDILRQTETPDTSVTLSNALIDSLKYYWRVEAIDLDSLVTSSETRSFVVGVLTSLEIRDELPTEFLLSQNYPNPFNPSTTISFSIPIVTNVELTIVDMLGKKVATLINGKMPVGNYKYDFNASGLASGVYLYMLKTKEYTQMKKMLLIK, encoded by the coding sequence ATGAAGAAGATCTTATTACTTATTGTTTCAATCTGTGCAGTGGCATATTCTGCAACAGCTGATGGCTATGCCTATCTGGAGGAAGGGACAGATCACACAGGGATTAAAGTGTTTTTTAAAGCTCTTTCCCCGACAGCAACGACTGATAGTGTTTATACCGATGCAACGGGGTATTTTACAAAGGAATTGGATACCGGGACTTATACAGTTCATTATTCTAAAGATGGACATAAAAGATATGAGGACAATGTTCAATATTTGTTTAGTGGCTCACATACGCTGCAATCAGTTACTTTAAAAGCAGGAAACTATAAAGAAGTGTCTGGTGATGTCAGTGGCTTCTGGCATGCAGATACTATTTATTTAGTAGTAGGTTTCGCAAGGATTTCTATAGGAGACTCATTAGAGATTGAGGCTGGTACGAAAATTGAGTTTGAAAGAGAAAGTTCTTTAATTGTTCAAGGAAAAATATTTGCAATTGGTTTGGCATCAGATTCTATAGCATTTACATCAGCACAGCAAGACCCTAGCAAAGGTGATTGGAGTAGTATTGAGTTAGATCGTTTTGCGACTAATTGTGTTTTTGAATATTGTATTATTGAATATGGAGGATATGGAGTCAGTAAAGGAAACTTATATCTTGAATCAGGTTACTCAGGTCCATTAAAGTTTTTAAATAGCAGTGTGAGATATAGTAATAATAATGGAATGTATTTATCGACAATAAAAAGTAACATATCTATACAGAATAGTACTTTCTTTTCAAATAATCTTAAGGGGATATCTCTTGAAAAGTCACCTGAATTTCTAGACATTGCATATTGTAAAATATATGGTAATTCATTGGGGATATTTGTATCGGGTTCTAGAAGAAGCAACAATATTAGGCACAATAAGATTTTTTCAAATTCTACTGGTATTAATTCTGGTGGCTCTGTTGGATATGGCGGATCAATAATGTATAATGAAGTTTTTAATAATCAAGAGGGTATTACAGCAGGTCAGGATACGGTTGCTTATAATGTTGTTTATAATAATTCGATACAGGGTATTTCTGGAAAGCTTGTTAGCAATAATACTATATATTCGAACGGGAAATCAGGTATTAAATCATTTCCAAATGCAATTATTACTAATAATATTGTTATGAATCACTTAAATGGAATTGATGTTGGAGCTATGGCTCCAGAGTTTATTGGATATAACAATGTTGTTTCTATCAATGATAATTATTTAGGAGATGCGCTTCCCCTATTTATAGGAGAATTAATAACTGCTAATTCAAATGGTGACTCTACTGATGCGTATTATAATTTGTCCCAAGATCCAATGATGGTTGATCCTGAAAACAATGATTTCTATTTGATAACAAGCTCACCAAATATCGATGCTGGTAACCCCTCAAGTCCTAAAGATCCTGATAGCACAATTGCAGATATTGGGGCATATTATTATGATCAAAGCTATCCTACTGCAATGTTTGAAGTTGATACAACTCAAATAAAAACAGAGAATTTAATTCAGTTCTCTGATTTATCAATAGAAGGAAGTTTCGGGGAAAGTATTGTAGCGTGGAGTTGGGGTTTCGGTGATGGGACTACTTCAACTTTGCAAAACCCATCCCATTCCTATGCTGCAAGTGGAAAATACTCCATTTCATTAACTGTTACTGATGCACTAGGAAAGAGTTCTACGGAAAATAAAGAAAGTTATATTACATCTTCCGTCAGTTCAGTTAGTAGTTTCTCTTTAAAATCTGAATCTAATTTGCAACATGTAATTAACCATACTCCGACTTTTCAGTACTCTTTTAAAAATGACCAGGGATTGTCTCAAAATAAGTATCATTTACTAGTTCTAAATGCTTCTATGGATACTCTCTGGGATACAGGTGAAATCATCAGTAACTCCTCGAACATTGAGTATGCTGGTGGAAAGCTAATTGATGGAAATGATTATGTTTCTTATCTAAAAGTTAATGGAGGAAACTCCTGGAGTAAATGGGATACTTTGAATTTTCATATGAACTCAGTTCCATCTAAACCGCAGGCTATATCCCCTAAAGACACAGTCAGATCGTTGCCGGTAATTCTTTCCATTGAATCAAATGATGCTGAAAATGACGCGTTATCGTATAATTATTTTGTTTATTCTGATAGTGCTCTTTTAAAACATGTGGCATCAGTCTCAGGGCATGACAGCCCCAACTGGGAAGTAGATGTCAGCCTCGAAGACAATAAAAACTATTGGTGGACGGCTGAAGCTCTTGATCCATATGAAAAGAGTAGTCTATCAGAAGCAACCCGGTTTTATCTAAATGCTGTTAAAGAAGCACCGCAACCTTTTGCATTGTTGAGTCCAGCTAAAGGACAAAATAGTTTGTCTGCAACCCCAACCTTTATTTGGGAAACTGCCAGTGATAATGATCTCAACGATCAAGTTTCCTACCGGTTATTCATATCATCAGATACTTTGATGAATGATATTTTAAGACAAACTGAAACACCTGATACAAGTGTAACTCTGAGCAATGCTCTTATAGATAGTTTGAAATACTATTGGAGAGTTGAAGCAATTGATCTGGATAGCTTGGTTACTTCTTCAGAAACCAGGTCTTTTGTTGTAGGTGTTTTAACATCACTTGAAATAAGGGATGAACTTCCAACTGAATTCTTACTCTCGCAGAATTATCCAAATCCATTTAACCCATCAACAACCATCAGCTTTTCCATACCGATAGTTACAAATGTTGAACTGACAATCGTAGATATGCTTGGAAAGAAGGTTGCAACTTTAATCAACGGCAAGATGCCAGTAGGAAATTACAAGTATGATTTCAACGCCTCCGGGTTAGCCAGTGGTGTTTATTTGTATATGCTAAAGACCAAAGAATATACACAAATGAAAAAGATGCTTCTGATCAAGTAA
- a CDS encoding IS91 family transposase, whose product MSSSVASIFRQHIKEYSRSHGLSMKQWKVVNAIMNCRTSALGGHLYHCPSCGVERPCYNPCRDRHCPNCQYILKEKWVKERLKELLPVPYYHVVFTLPHTLNELISYNKRLLYNLFFCCVKETLNSFAKDPRYLGAQCGYLALLHTWGQTLSQHVHLHLIVAGGGISDQGEWKSVPYAGRFLFPVRAVGKMFRGKFISKLKKMHYTGELVIPECIELYKEPHVFEHMLDSIAHKKWRVYAKKPFGSAEQVVRYIGRYSHRVAISNNRIIDSTEKNVSFTYKDYKQGGGDGKFNKEMTLPATEFMRRFLLHILPHGFNKIRFYGFWSGKIKKDILIRIRSELGEAVNNETSEDQEDEQNLYCCPHCKVSMFFRMILEPQYNQVVYVDTS is encoded by the coding sequence ATGTCAAGCTCAGTAGCCAGCATATTTCGCCAACACATCAAAGAGTATAGCCGCAGCCACGGCCTTTCAATGAAGCAATGGAAAGTCGTCAATGCTATAATGAACTGCCGTACCTCTGCTCTCGGCGGCCATCTTTACCATTGCCCATCCTGTGGCGTTGAGCGTCCCTGTTATAACCCCTGCCGTGACCGGCACTGCCCAAACTGCCAATATATTCTGAAAGAGAAATGGGTAAAAGAGCGTTTAAAGGAGCTGTTGCCTGTCCCGTACTACCATGTGGTTTTTACACTTCCCCATACTTTAAACGAGCTGATCAGTTATAACAAGCGTTTATTATATAACCTGTTTTTTTGTTGTGTCAAAGAAACGCTGAACAGCTTTGCCAAAGACCCGCGTTATCTTGGCGCGCAATGCGGTTACCTGGCTTTGCTGCATACCTGGGGCCAGACACTTTCGCAGCATGTACACCTGCACCTGATTGTGGCAGGCGGCGGTATTAGTGATCAGGGAGAATGGAAGAGTGTGCCTTATGCAGGCCGTTTCCTTTTTCCGGTAAGGGCTGTTGGTAAGATGTTCCGCGGGAAGTTTATTTCCAAACTGAAAAAGATGCATTATACAGGGGAATTGGTTATCCCGGAATGTATTGAATTATATAAAGAGCCCCATGTATTTGAGCATATGCTGGATTCTATTGCCCATAAGAAGTGGCGTGTTTATGCCAAGAAACCCTTTGGCAGCGCTGAGCAGGTTGTGCGCTATATCGGACGTTATTCGCACCGTGTTGCCATAAGTAACAACCGCATCATAGATAGCACAGAAAAGAATGTGAGTTTTACTTACAAAGATTACAAACAAGGAGGTGGGGATGGAAAGTTTAACAAAGAGATGACCTTGCCCGCAACAGAGTTTATGCGCCGGTTTCTGTTACACATTCTGCCGCACGGTTTCAACAAGATCCGTTTTTATGGTTTCTGGTCAGGCAAAATAAAGAAGGATATTTTGATACGCATACGATCTGAATTGGGCGAAGCCGTCAATAATGAAACGAGCGAGGATCAGGAGGATGAGCAGAATTTATATTGTTGCCCACATTGCAAGGTGAGCATGTTTTTCCGAATGATCCTCGAGCCACAATACAACCAGGTTGTTTATGTGGATACTTCTTAA
- a CDS encoding SAM-dependent DNA methyltransferase, whose translation MLKTTKDKKGWLLPYLVSLDLMFYKRWDYWLNICNRNRIPDEPIPYIEFHPIHEYPKKEVQKNLTDCLKEAAYQLSHPLHSFVDWMLWGFNYGKEFPVGVTEKIDDYWYRTFNLGLFYREPADHWPDLAMDVMGRNNPLGFFATPGAVVDMMVKMQFGGEPTHDHKNKSVLDPCCGTGGMLLYASNYSLNLYGQDISPLLTKIATINAFIYMPWMVSKPKHLTIFDVQITEKEFQSGVKIPFCTKCEKENQSFYVDLQTDYRCEVSNAGHFTLDTPTISSDLIKRKLKPENIACSECSKSGKEYA comes from the coding sequence ATGCTGAAAACGACAAAGGATAAAAAGGGATGGTTATTGCCATACCTGGTTTCACTTGACCTGATGTTTTATAAACGATGGGATTATTGGCTAAACATATGTAACAGGAACAGGATTCCGGATGAACCAATTCCCTATATAGAATTCCATCCTATCCATGAATATCCAAAGAAAGAAGTACAGAAGAATCTGACGGACTGTTTGAAGGAAGCAGCTTATCAGCTCTCCCATCCATTGCATAGTTTTGTGGACTGGATGCTGTGGGGCTTCAACTATGGCAAAGAATTCCCTGTTGGAGTTACAGAAAAGATTGATGACTACTGGTACCGTACTTTTAACCTGGGATTGTTTTACCGGGAACCGGCCGATCATTGGCCCGATCTGGCAATGGATGTGATGGGCAGGAATAACCCACTGGGCTTTTTTGCCACACCGGGCGCGGTGGTAGATATGATGGTAAAAATGCAGTTTGGAGGAGAACCAACCCATGATCATAAAAACAAAAGTGTTCTCGATCCTTGCTGTGGCACCGGCGGCATGCTGCTCTATGCCTCCAACTATTCCTTAAACCTTTATGGCCAGGATATCTCACCATTGTTGACCAAGATCGCCACGATCAATGCCTTCATCTATATGCCCTGGATGGTCTCCAAACCCAAACACCTTACCATCTTCGATGTTCAGATAACTGAGAAAGAATTCCAATCCGGAGTGAAGATTCCATTTTGTACAAAGTGTGAAAAAGAAAACCAGAGTTTCTATGTGGATCTACAAACCGATTACCGCTGTGAGGTTTCCAATGCCGGTCATTTTACTCTGGACACACCAACCATCAGCAGTGACCTTATTAAAAGAAAACTAAAACCAGAAAACATTGCCTGCTCAGAGTGTAGCAAAAGCGGAAAGGAATATGCATGA
- a CDS encoding integron integrase, with product MTEKKLITLVRETLRVKHYSIRTEKAYIQWIIRYVKFHKMQHPKNMSAKEVQDYLTYLAVKCKLAASSQNQALNALHFLYKDILQKPFGEMEKVIWAKKSSKVPIVLTRNEVSRLLKKLNGNSRLVALLLYGAGLRLMEAVRLRIKDIDFGYKQIIVRDGKGSKDRHAILPEKLIEPLKKQINQAWYIHKADLEAGFGKVYLPFALEKKFPNANQEKGWQYVFPAEKRSIDPRSGEERRHHIGDTFIRKNVTMARRRAGIIKPAGCHTLRHSFATHLLESGYDIRTVQELLGHKNVATTMIYTHVLNKPGLSVKSPID from the coding sequence ATGACTGAGAAAAAACTAATTACATTGGTTCGCGAAACTCTCCGCGTAAAGCATTATAGTATCCGTACAGAAAAAGCCTATATTCAATGGATAATACGCTATGTGAAATTCCACAAAATGCAACACCCAAAAAATATGAGTGCAAAAGAAGTACAAGACTATTTAACTTACCTTGCCGTAAAATGTAAACTGGCGGCATCAAGTCAAAACCAGGCCCTGAACGCACTGCATTTTTTATATAAAGATATCCTTCAAAAGCCTTTTGGTGAAATGGAAAAAGTCATTTGGGCAAAGAAATCTTCAAAGGTTCCTATTGTCCTTACCAGAAACGAAGTGAGCCGATTATTAAAAAAACTAAACGGAAATTCACGTTTAGTTGCGCTACTCTTATATGGGGCAGGTTTGCGATTAATGGAAGCCGTCAGATTGCGGATTAAAGATATTGATTTTGGCTATAAACAAATAATTGTGCGGGATGGGAAAGGTTCAAAAGACAGGCACGCAATTTTGCCGGAAAAACTAATTGAACCTTTAAAAAAGCAAATAAACCAGGCATGGTATATTCACAAAGCCGATCTGGAAGCTGGATTTGGCAAAGTTTATCTTCCATTCGCGTTGGAAAAAAAATTCCCTAATGCAAATCAGGAGAAAGGATGGCAATATGTTTTTCCTGCCGAAAAGAGGTCAATAGATCCACGCTCTGGTGAAGAACGGAGACATCACATTGGCGATACATTCATCCGCAAAAACGTTACTATGGCACGCCGCCGGGCAGGAATCATAAAGCCTGCTGGATGTCACACCTTACGCCATTCTTTCGCTACACATTTATTAGAATCCGGATACGATATCCGAACAGTGCAAGAGTTACTCGGCCATAAAAATGTAGCGACCACTATGATCTATACCCATGTTTTAAACAAACCCGGCTTGTCTGTTAAAAGCCCCATTGACTGA
- a CDS encoding helix-turn-helix transcriptional regulator — MKEKPVLAVTFGEVLKEERLRNNLSQEALAYASGLERNFISNMERGISQPTITTLFKLVEPLKISPSELIQKVSDKK, encoded by the coding sequence ATGAAAGAAAAACCAGTATTAGCAGTAACCTTTGGTGAAGTGCTAAAAGAGGAACGATTACGGAATAACCTGTCCCAGGAAGCCCTGGCCTATGCAAGCGGTCTGGAACGCAATTTCATATCCAACATGGAAAGGGGTATCAGCCAACCTACCATAACAACCCTTTTCAAGCTGGTCGAGCCACTTAAAATTTCTCCCAGCGAACTGATACAGAAAGTATCTGATAAGAAGTAA